The Thermoplasmata archaeon genome window below encodes:
- a CDS encoding ABC transporter substrate-binding protein — protein MVDNSWIKRDSNTENKSQNAMKTKAIITVAIIIIGAIATVAFNGLGSNATQYRSEGIVVDFGDYYTIWTNADFKTDDDPVSLLDKVKETHIEGSFDYTMTDGFLTDVKYEDVDYSNTDKNSWGLWYVPENTGDLIKSETYDINASDYSVVIWAYTTADGKPMPAVDATMTSIYGYAEPAKIVSLSPVCTETVSAVGGVAKIVGTDSYSDYPQYVVEGQKTGKISIVGSYTDPSYEAIMNTSPEMVFCDASTYNDIQMATMLRASNVNSVVLYNGEDVETILKNIFITGTALGYGLGSQAYIKNVEFYMQEIQEKVEGSDGLNTMVALSNDPSPWIAGMYTYVDDIISQDRGINSYHNEKGWTNVTAESITKHNPQCIIVIDSYKYSADEYDDMIKVISNEWKSTDAYKNGKIYLLADAAGELGSRAGPRFIQLMELMAMIIDPSAFADDPLPKAIGDNYRDYLKITGGLE, from the coding sequence ATGGTAGACAATTCTTGGATCAAAAGGGATTCAAATACCGAAAATAAATCGCAAAACGCGATGAAAACGAAGGCCATCATAACGGTTGCGATAATCATTATCGGAGCTATTGCCACTGTTGCCTTCAACGGACTTGGATCCAACGCCACTCAATACCGTTCAGAGGGGATTGTGGTCGACTTCGGCGACTATTACACGATCTGGACCAATGCGGATTTCAAAACAGATGATGATCCCGTTAGCCTTTTGGACAAGGTAAAGGAGACGCACATAGAAGGGTCGTTCGATTATACGATGACTGATGGATTTCTGACCGACGTCAAATATGAGGACGTGGACTATTCGAATACGGACAAAAACAGCTGGGGGCTTTGGTATGTTCCGGAAAACACCGGAGACCTGATCAAATCAGAGACCTATGACATTAATGCATCGGACTATTCTGTAGTTATCTGGGCATACACCACGGCTGACGGGAAACCAATGCCTGCGGTTGATGCCACCATGACATCGATATACGGTTATGCAGAACCTGCAAAGATAGTTTCATTGTCGCCTGTTTGCACTGAAACGGTCAGTGCGGTCGGAGGCGTAGCTAAGATAGTAGGAACTGACTCATACAGCGATTATCCCCAGTATGTCGTTGAAGGACAGAAGACAGGAAAGATTTCCATAGTCGGATCCTACACCGACCCCAGCTATGAAGCGATAATGAACACATCTCCTGAAATGGTGTTCTGCGATGCTTCTACATACAACGATATTCAGATGGCGACTATGCTGAGAGCGTCCAATGTGAATTCCGTTGTTCTCTACAACGGAGAAGACGTAGAGACGATTCTGAAGAACATATTCATAACCGGAACCGCACTCGGCTACGGACTGGGATCCCAGGCATACATCAAGAATGTAGAGTTCTACATGCAGGAGATTCAGGAAAAGGTCGAGGGATCTGATGGACTTAATACCATGGTCGCATTGAGTAACGATCCGTCACCATGGATTGCTGGAATGTACACCTATGTGGACGACATCATCTCACAGGATAGAGGTATCAATTCCTATCATAATGAAAAAGGCTGGACCAATGTCACTGCAGAATCAATCACGAAACACAACCCGCAGTGCATAATCGTCATTGACAGCTACAAGTACAGCGCCGACGAGTATGACGACATGATCAAGGTAATCAGCAACGAATGGAAATCCACTGATGCCTACAAGAACGGTAAGATCTACCTTCTGGCGGATGCGGCGGGTGAACTCGGCAGCAGGGCTGGACCCAGGTTCATTCAGCTGATGGAGCTCATGGCGATGATCATCGACCCGTCTGCATTCGCGGACGATCCTCTTCCAAAGGCGATCGGGGATAATTACCGCGACTATCTGAAGATAACAGGAGGGCTGGAGTGA